A window of Castanea sativa cultivar Marrone di Chiusa Pesio chromosome 1, ASM4071231v1 contains these coding sequences:
- the LOC142621918 gene encoding equilibrative nucleotide transporter 8, whose amino-acid sequence MLKWKPIMLELETSKNMKMEGVKGPGDENAPRDTYKIAYIIHFLLGAGNLLPWNALITAVDYFAYLYSTKHVEKVFAVAYMSSSVLVLIFMLSWGEWSRRLNFRLRMNLGYSMFVISLMVAPVIDWAWCSSDSNEPPNGAYAVTVASVIVCGLADGLVGGSLIGSAGKLPKEYMQAVFAGTASSGVLVSILRIMTKASFPQTPKGLRTSAHFYFIVGTIILICCILSCNLLYKLPVMQQHYKLLQVDHLCSRPKFWSVAGKIRWPAFGIFMIYVVTLSIFPGFIAENLESKLLRDWYPILLITIYNIADLLGKSLTAIYLLNSIKIASWACIARLMFYPLFTACLHGPKWLKTEVPVVTLTFMLGLTNGYLTSVFMILTPKSVPVSEAEISAIVMIVFLGLGLVAGSVLGWFWVI is encoded by the exons ATGCTTAAATGGAAACCAATAATGTTGGAATTAGAAACCAGCAAGAACATGAAAATGGAAGGCGTGAAGGGTCCTGGAGATGAAAATGCACCCAGAGACACATACAAGATCGCTTACATAATCCATTTCTTGCTTGGTGCTGGCAATTTGCTTCCTTGGAATGCTTTAATCACCGCTGTTGATTACTTTGCGTATCTATATTCAACCAAGCACGTTGAAAAGGTTTTCGCTGTAGCTTATATGAGTTCTTCAGTGCTGGTTCTGATTTTTATGTTGAGTTGGGGTGAATGGAGTCGAAGGCTGAATTTTAGATTGAGAATGAATTTGGGATATTCAATGTTTGTGATCTCTCTAATGGTGGCTCCAGTTATAGACTGGGCTTGGTGCAGCTCTGACTCAAATGAACCACCAAATGGAGCCTATGCTGTGACAGTTGCATCAGTCATAGTCTGCGGGTTAGCTGATGGCTTGGTGGGAGGAAGCTTGATAGGATCAGCTGGAAAACTCCCCAAAGAGTATATGCAGGCTGTTTTTGCAGGAACCGCTTCTTCAG GTGTTCTAGTTTCGATTTTAAGGATTATGACAAAGGCATCATTTCCACAGACTCCAAAGGGTCTTCGAACAAGTGCTCACTTCTATTTTATTGTTGGCACCATTATCCTCATATGCTGCATACTTTCTTGCAACTTGTTATACAAGTTACCGGTCATGCAGCAGCATTATAAACTTCTTCAAGTTGATCACTTGTGTTCAAGGCCCAAATTTTGGTCTGTGGCAGGAAAAATTCGATGGCCAGCTTTTGGGATTTTTATGATTTATGTTGTGACTCTGTCCATTTTTCCTGGATTTATAGCTGAAAATCTAGAATCCAAGCTTCTTCGAGATTGGTATCCTATTCTGCTGATCACAATTTATAATATTGCAGATTTGTTGGGAAAGTCTCTGACTGCAATCTACCTTCTAAACAGTATTAAAATTGCTTCATGGGCTTGCATTGCCAGGCTTATGTTCTATCCACTTTTCACAGCTTGTCTGCATGGACCAAAGTGGCTAAAAACTGAGGTACCAGTGGTAACTCTAACTTTTATGCTTGGATTAACCAATGGATATCTTACAAGTGTCTTCATGATCCTCACTCCCAAGTCTGTACCAGTTTCAGAAGCAGAGATTTCTGCAATTGTAATGATTGTTTTCCTGGGACTTGGTTTGGTTGCTGGTTCAGTTCTCGGTTGGTTCTGGGTTATTTGA